Within the Echinicola sp. 20G genome, the region AATTTGGCAGTTTCTATCGCGGGCTTAGCGACGTCAACCGATACGCCCAAGGAGCAATAACCATGAGTATCTGGAGGAGAGACATGGACTATGGCCACATCCAAGGGTAATATGTTTCTTCTAAAGAGAATTCCTATTTCACTTAAGAATATGGGGACATACCCTCCATGACTTGAATTTACAGCACTTCGTACGTTGGCTGAAACAAAAAGAGAGTTGATATAAAAGCTTTTATTGTAGGGCGTTTCTGTGAGGGGCATTGGTCCAAGCGTGGTGATCGAAACAATTTCGACATTGCTCAGTTCCTCGTGCCTTTTGGCTAGGGCACGAAGTAAAGTGGCTGGAGTGGCTGCACTTCCATGTACAAACACCCTGTCATTACTTTTGATTTCTTTAACGGCTTCCTCAGGAGTGCAAAAATTAACGTTAGTGCTCATGATTGGATTAGTTTTTAAGTAGTTTGATTCCAATGTCTTATCAAGATAGAATGTAATCTTTTCTTTCTCCAAAAAAAGAAAGATTTTGACTTAAAAAGTTTGACAAATGTCATTTTAATGGGTGATGTTTTTCACGGAAAATTTAAAGTAAACCAAATTATGTTTCGATTAAGGAAGAATATCTACAAGGGGATAGTGGCTTAATTTTGCTATATTCGCAGTTGAAAAAAAGTAATGTTTCCACCCAAAGGTGTGAATAAGGAAAAGTTGCAAGTAGGGCTTTTCCAAAAAGTAAAACCAATCCATTTATGATTGCTGAAGTAAAAAAATATAAACCCAAAAATCACGTACGAATTGTAACTGCAGCTTCCTTATTTGATGGGCATGATGCAGCGATTAATATCATGAGGAGAATCATCCAATCCATAGGTTGTGAGGTGATTCATTTGGGACATAACAGGTCTGTCCAAGAAATTGTCGATTGTGCTATTCAAGAGGATGTCCAGGCTATAGCCATCACATCCTACCAAGGAGGACATATAGAGTTTTTTAAATACATGTATGACCTTTTGAAAGAAAAAGGTGCAAGTCACATTAAAATTTTTGGTGGTGGAGGCGGCACTATTTTGCCGGAGGAAATTTCAGAACTCCATGAATATGGGATTAGCCGAATTTATTCGCCAGATGATGGTAGAGCGATGGGCTTGCAAGGAATGATCAATAACTTGGTCGAAAAGGCGGATTTTCCATTGGGTGAGGAACTCAGAGGGCATGTTAATCCCGATAAAGATTGCCCTCAAGGCTTAGCAAGGTTGATTTCGGCTGCGGAAAACTTTCCATCTGAAAATGAAGAATATTTGGAGCAAATTAGGAGCCAGGCCTCAAAAATAAAGGTGCCAGTTCTAGGAATAACAGGAACAGGTGGAGCTGGAAAATCATCTTTGGTTGATGAACTGGCCAGAAGGTTTCTAAGAGATTTTGAGGGAAAACACTTGGCGATTATTTCTGTAGATCCTTCAAAAAGGAAGACAGGAGGAGCTCTTTTGGGAGACAGAATCAGGATGAATTCTATCAATGATGCCAGGGTCTATATGCGTTCACTAGCTACACGTCAAGCCAATTTAGCCTTGTCAAAACATGTGAAGGATGCAGTGGACATAGCAAAAGTGGCCGGGTTTGATTTGGTGATTTTAGAAACGTCGGGCATTGGGCAATCTGATACAGAAATTACGGAACATGCTGATCTCTCGCTTTACGTAATGACCCCAGAATATGGAGCTGCTACACAGCTTGAGAAGATCGATATGCTCGACTTTGCAGATGTGATTGCACTAAATAAGTTCGATAAACGAGGCGCTTTGGATGCGCTAAGGGATGTCAAAAAACAGTATGTCAGAAATAATGGATTGTGGGATGCCAAAGAAGATGAACTCCCTGTTTATGGGACCATTGCTTCCCAATTCAATGATCCTGGGATGAATCAGCTGTATGCTGAAATCATGAGGGCACTGACAGCTAAGACTTCTGGTGATTTTAGTTTACCGGAAAATATGGAGAACAGATCGTCAGAAAAAGTATTCATCATTCCTCCAGGTAGAACCAGATATTTGTCTGAAATCGTGGAAAATAACAGGAATTACGACCAATGGGTCATTTCTCAAAGCGAAATAGCCCAGCAAGTTTATAGTATTAAAAAGTCAATAGCAGCTTTAGAAAGCTGTGAAGTGGTGGATAAAAAAGCCGTTGTAAAAGGTCTGGAAAAGGCATTTGATGAAATCAGTCTTGACTTAGATCCAAAAAACAAAAAATGGCTGGAAACTTGGCCAGAAAAGGTGAAGCAATATCAACAGGACTTTTTCACTTTTAAGGTTCGTGACAAAGAACTAAAGATAAAAACATTTTCGGAGTCGCTGTCAGGAAGCCGTGTACCCAAAGTGGCCCTTCCAAAATATGAGGGATGGGGAGACCTTCTCAAATGGGGACTTACTGAAAATGTACCTGGAGAATTCCCATATACTGCAGGTGTATTTCCTTTTAAAAGAGAAGGTGAAGACCCAACCAGAATGTTCGCAGGTGAAGGGGGACCAGAACGAACAAACAAGCGCTTTCATTACGTGTCCAAAGAGATGCCAGCCAAGCGGCTATCAACGGCTTTTGATTCGGTTACTTTATATGGTGAAGATCCTGGTTATCGACCAGATATTTATGGTAAGATTGGTAATTCTGGGGTGAATATCTGCTGCTTGGATGATATGAAAAAGCTTTACTCAGGCTTTAACCTGGCTGATCCAATGACTTCCGTTTCGATGACCATTAATGGTCCTGCGGCTACGATGACTGCGTTTTTTATGAATGCAGCCATAGACCAGCAATGTGAACTTTATATTTCTGATAACGGACTGGAAGAAGAAGTAAATCAAAAAATAGAAGAGGTTTACAGTGAAAAGGGCGTGGAGAGACCCGTTTATAATGCCGAGATTCCAGAGGGGCATAATGGTTTAGGTTTGATGCTTTTGGGAGTTACGGGAGATCAGGTGTTGCCTAAAGAGGTTTATGAAAAGATAAAGTTTGAAACCTTGACCAAAGTTAGAGGAACGGTTCAAGCAGATATTTTGAAAGAAGATCAAGCGCAAAACACCTGTATATTCTCCACGGAGTTTTCTCTTAGGCTGATGGGTG harbors:
- a CDS encoding methylmalonyl-CoA mutase family protein, with the protein product MIAEVKKYKPKNHVRIVTAASLFDGHDAAINIMRRIIQSIGCEVIHLGHNRSVQEIVDCAIQEDVQAIAITSYQGGHIEFFKYMYDLLKEKGASHIKIFGGGGGTILPEEISELHEYGISRIYSPDDGRAMGLQGMINNLVEKADFPLGEELRGHVNPDKDCPQGLARLISAAENFPSENEEYLEQIRSQASKIKVPVLGITGTGGAGKSSLVDELARRFLRDFEGKHLAIISVDPSKRKTGGALLGDRIRMNSINDARVYMRSLATRQANLALSKHVKDAVDIAKVAGFDLVILETSGIGQSDTEITEHADLSLYVMTPEYGAATQLEKIDMLDFADVIALNKFDKRGALDALRDVKKQYVRNNGLWDAKEDELPVYGTIASQFNDPGMNQLYAEIMRALTAKTSGDFSLPENMENRSSEKVFIIPPGRTRYLSEIVENNRNYDQWVISQSEIAQQVYSIKKSIAALESCEVVDKKAVVKGLEKAFDEISLDLDPKNKKWLETWPEKVKQYQQDFFTFKVRDKELKIKTFSESLSGSRVPKVALPKYEGWGDLLKWGLTENVPGEFPYTAGVFPFKREGEDPTRMFAGEGGPERTNKRFHYVSKEMPAKRLSTAFDSVTLYGEDPGYRPDIYGKIGNSGVNICCLDDMKKLYSGFNLADPMTSVSMTINGPAATMTAFFMNAAIDQQCELYISDNGLEEEVNQKIEEVYSEKGVERPVYNAEIPEGHNGLGLMLLGVTGDQVLPKEVYEKIKFETLTKVRGTVQADILKEDQAQNTCIFSTEFSLRLMGDVQQYFIENGIRNFYSVSISGYHIAEAGANPITQLALTLSNGFTYVEYYVSRGMDINKFAPNLSFFFSNGIDPEYAVIGRVARRIWAKAMKLKYGANERSQMLKYHIQTSGRSLHSQEIDFNDIRTTLQALYAIYDNCNSLHTNAYDEAITTPTESSVRRAMAIQLIINKELGLAKNENPTQGAFIIEELTDLVEEAVYAEFERITERGGVLGAMETMYQRGKIQEESLHYEMLKHTGEYPIIGVNTFLSSEGSPTVIPGEVIRATQEEKEAQIKELENLHTKYKSLSEDLLNDLKGAAVRNSNIFDQLMEASKHCSLGQVTKALYEVGGQYRRNM